Proteins from a single region of Haloplanus sp. GDY1:
- a CDS encoding methyl-accepting chemotaxis protein, giving the protein MAIPLLDRVRERYGLKLAAALVAALLLTVAVGGVVSADASAQLRADVERTMIDTSEQRADRLDAWLAGIRTQARVASDHPALRSDDRATVRSYLDELASEERSPAGVVAVHYVDATSGELVTSSNDELVGVDARAQGAPFAREDVSFSGSEDVLVTDPFRPDVVDFTTVAVATPVEGRSDRLLVYMVNFERQVSEFAPRTEHGETVVVSEDGTIIAHPNADLIGSAATTLSTPVPAAAFEGATFTREGSDALAAAPMETTDWAVVVSQPAAEAFALQRQIISGILGLILVAVISLSLIGVTVGSRTSLSLRRLSGKAEAMATGDLDVDLTTGRTDEIGQLYWSFDRMRASLRERIAEVEEALDEAEAARAEAEAARAEATRTNERLERTAEAYGEVMRDVADGDLTRRIDVNDENEAMATIGTAFNDMVSAIESTIREVKTFGTEVANAAEAVDRNAAEATAASEAVNESVAEIADGARTQTENLQEMTGEVNDLSASAEEIAATVDTVADTSERAAEAGADGRAAAEAAVEELDGIQQTTEHTQTEVEALREEMAEIGEIVDVISDIAEQTNLLALNASIEAAHASGDAGDADGFAVVADEVKDLAEETKESAGEIESRIESVRERTEQVVEGTQETGQRVAEGVETVEGAIEALERIADYVEEIDTSIQDIADATDGQADSTERVVESLDEVAAISEQTAEEATGVTDTASRQERTLAEVDDAADELTRRAARLREQLADFDVDASGPGTTSGATPAGALGDGGYEEGGR; this is encoded by the coding sequence ATGGCCATTCCGCTTCTGGATCGCGTGCGAGAGCGCTACGGGTTGAAGTTGGCGGCCGCGCTCGTGGCCGCGTTGCTGTTGACGGTCGCGGTCGGCGGTGTGGTGAGCGCCGACGCGTCCGCGCAGTTGCGGGCGGACGTCGAACGGACCATGATCGACACGTCCGAACAGCGGGCGGACCGGCTCGACGCCTGGCTCGCCGGGATCCGGACGCAGGCCCGGGTCGCCTCCGACCACCCGGCCCTCCGGAGCGACGACCGGGCGACGGTCCGGTCGTATCTCGACGAACTCGCGAGCGAGGAGCGGTCGCCCGCCGGCGTCGTCGCCGTCCACTACGTGGACGCCACCAGCGGCGAACTCGTGACGAGTTCGAACGACGAACTCGTCGGCGTGGATGCGCGCGCTCAGGGGGCGCCGTTCGCCCGGGAGGACGTCTCCTTCTCCGGTTCGGAGGACGTCCTCGTCACCGACCCCTTCCGCCCCGACGTGGTGGACTTCACGACCGTCGCCGTCGCGACGCCGGTCGAGGGTCGGTCGGACCGGCTGCTGGTCTACATGGTCAACTTCGAGCGGCAGGTGAGCGAGTTCGCCCCCCGAACCGAACACGGCGAGACGGTCGTCGTGAGCGAGGACGGGACGATCATCGCTCACCCGAACGCGGACCTGATCGGCTCCGCGGCGACGACGCTCTCGACGCCCGTCCCCGCCGCGGCGTTCGAGGGGGCGACGTTCACACGCGAGGGGAGCGATGCCCTCGCGGCCGCGCCGATGGAGACGACCGACTGGGCGGTCGTCGTCTCCCAGCCCGCGGCCGAGGCCTTCGCGCTCCAGCGACAGATCATCTCCGGCATCCTCGGTCTCATCCTCGTGGCCGTCATCTCCCTCTCGTTGATCGGCGTCACCGTCGGCAGCCGGACCTCCCTCTCCCTGCGCCGTCTCTCCGGGAAAGCCGAGGCGATGGCGACCGGCGACCTCGACGTCGACCTGACGACCGGTCGCACCGACGAGATCGGACAGCTCTACTGGTCGTTCGACCGGATGCGCGCCTCGCTCCGTGAACGGATCGCCGAGGTCGAGGAGGCCCTCGACGAGGCGGAGGCGGCCCGCGCCGAAGCGGAGGCGGCCCGCGCCGAGGCGACCCGGACCAACGAGCGCCTCGAACGCACCGCCGAGGCCTACGGCGAGGTGATGCGGGACGTCGCGGACGGCGACCTCACCCGCCGGATCGACGTGAACGACGAGAACGAGGCGATGGCCACCATCGGGACCGCGTTCAACGACATGGTCTCCGCCATCGAGTCGACGATCCGCGAGGTCAAGACCTTCGGCACCGAGGTGGCCAACGCCGCGGAGGCGGTCGACCGGAACGCGGCGGAGGCCACGGCCGCGAGCGAGGCGGTCAACGAGTCGGTCGCGGAGATCGCCGACGGGGCGCGCACCCAGACCGAGAACCTCCAGGAGATGACCGGCGAGGTGAACGACCTCTCGGCCAGTGCCGAGGAGATCGCCGCCACCGTCGACACGGTCGCGGACACCTCGGAACGCGCCGCGGAGGCGGGGGCTGACGGCCGCGCCGCCGCCGAGGCGGCCGTCGAGGAACTCGACGGGATCCAGCAGACGACCGAGCACACCCAGACGGAGGTCGAGGCGCTCAGAGAGGAGATGGCGGAGATCGGCGAGATCGTCGACGTCATCTCCGACATCGCGGAGCAGACGAACCTGCTCGCCCTGAACGCCTCCATCGAGGCCGCCCACGCCAGCGGCGACGCCGGCGACGCCGACGGCTTCGCCGTCGTCGCCGACGAGGTGAAGGACCTCGCCGAGGAGACCAAGGAGTCCGCGGGCGAGATCGAATCCCGCATCGAGTCGGTGCGCGAGCGGACCGAGCAGGTCGTCGAGGGCACCCAGGAGACGGGCCAGCGCGTCGCGGAGGGGGTCGAGACCGTCGAGGGCGCCATCGAGGCGCTGGAGCGGATCGCCGACTACGTCGAGGAGATCGACACCAGCATCCAGGACATCGCCGACGCCACCGACGGCCAGGCCGACTCCACCGAGCGGGTGGTCGAGAGCCTCGACGAGGTGGCCGCGATCAGCGAGCAGACCGCCGAGGAGGCCACCGGCGTGACCGACACCGCCAGCCGCCAGGAGCGGACCCTCGCCGAGGTGGACGACGCGGCGGACGAACTGACCCGCCGGGCCGCTCGCCTGCGCGAGCAACTCGCCGACTTCGACGTGGACGCGTCGGGGCCGGGCACGACGTCCGGCGCCACCCCGGCCGGTGCGCTCGGTGACGGCGGCTACGAGGAGGGCGGACGATGA
- a CDS encoding bacteriorhodopsin codes for MIGTSTTWAAIGAVGMTLGTLPPLWGLRRDPERRTHYLVLAGVTGVAAVAYALMALDVGTVSVSGRVVAVPRYVDWLITTPLILLFLSLLGNTGRGSLVRLVVADVTLLVLGGVAVAVPGTVRWLAFAGGLAAFGVLVYDLYGRIPRLASFETERARILFITLRNLTIALWTLYPVVWVLAPSGLGLLTRDMTMLVIAYLDLISKAAFVAIAVDGMDALADADRRDAGAATADRGSDAEPGTAD; via the coding sequence ATGATCGGCACGTCGACGACGTGGGCGGCCATCGGCGCCGTCGGGATGACGCTCGGCACGCTGCCGCCGCTCTGGGGGTTGCGGCGGGACCCCGAGCGGCGCACCCACTACCTCGTGCTCGCGGGCGTCACGGGCGTCGCAGCCGTCGCCTACGCGCTGATGGCCCTCGACGTCGGGACGGTCTCCGTCTCCGGGCGGGTCGTCGCCGTCCCGCGCTACGTGGACTGGTTGATCACGACGCCGCTCATCCTCCTCTTTCTCTCCCTGCTCGGGAACACCGGCCGCGGCTCGCTCGTCCGCCTCGTCGTCGCCGACGTGACGCTGCTCGTCCTCGGCGGCGTGGCCGTCGCCGTCCCCGGCACCGTCCGCTGGCTGGCCTTCGCCGGCGGCCTCGCCGCCTTCGGCGTGCTGGTGTACGACCTGTACGGCCGCATCCCCCGGCTGGCCTCCTTCGAGACCGAGCGGGCGCGCATCCTCTTTATCACGCTCCGGAACCTGACGATCGCGCTCTGGACGCTCTACCCCGTCGTCTGGGTGCTGGCCCCCTCCGGACTCGGCCTGCTCACCCGCGACATGACGATGCTGGTGATCGCCTACCTCGACCTGATCAGCAAGGCGGCGTTCGTCGCCATCGCGGTCGACGGCATGGACGCGCTGGCCGACGCCGACCGGCGGGACGCGGGCGCCGCCACGGCCGATCGTGGCTCCGACGCGGAGCCGGGGACCGCCGACTGA